A single Lolium perenne isolate Kyuss_39 chromosome 6, Kyuss_2.0, whole genome shotgun sequence DNA region contains:
- the LOC139832456 gene encoding protein FAR1-RELATED SEQUENCE 5-like codes for MQIAYDKFDNDENHGKHIDDQNDENHGEHTDSLNTSEAQFDTQLEYDYYGESDLDTGHTDDVEGASVPEDSVEMSQAMPSASQPEKTQKATFSFYNRYAKDYGFSVRLDQVKRFDDGVIRLRRFVCSREGRRPKKQLTMEGRVYRLRPESRCGCKARLVVKFDGRTGFWVVEDFRDKHNHDPAEPCETPFLRSHRTINDARRSEILSLGSMGVRKHLIMRKFIAGSGSFAGVGFTRKDLYNMCSRERRRLLFDGDATTAIRIMAKRKKRDPEFFYEYDVDDKGRLKHMFWCDSQSRRDYQDYGDVLVFDSTYKMNKYKMPFVPFVGLNNHRRTTVFGCAILSSENEQTYVWLLKTFLKAMCQQKPKAVITDADYAMIGAIGKVFSSVSHRICSFHIEKNMEMHLPNKSLNEFRTLLYYTTSEQVFEERWHAFYENGNPQNQNMDEEDVQQEETLGCSVSLRRITAGYEK; via the exons ATGCAGATTGCGTACGATAAATTTGATAATGATGAGAACCATGGTAAACACATAGACGATCAAAATGATGAGAACCATGGTGAACACACAGACAGTCTAAATACTAGTGAG GCACAATTTGACACGCAGCTTGAGTACGACTATTACGGTGAATCTGACTTGGACACGGGTCATACTGATGATGTGGAAGGTGCATCAGTTCCTGAGGATTCTGTTGAGATGAGCCAG GCGATGCCAAGCGCTAGTCAGCCTGAGAAAACACAGAAAG CGACATTTTCTTTCTACAACAGATATGCTAAAGATTATGGGTTCAGCGTCCGGCTGGACCAGGTTAAGCGGTTTGATGATGGAGTAATTCGGCTAAGGCGTTTTGTGTGTTCCAGAGAAGGCAGACGTCCCAAAAAGCAACTGACCATGGAAGGCCGCGTATATAGGCTCAGACCTGAGTCTCGCTGCGGCTGCAAGGCACGTTTGGTGGTGAAGTTTGATGGAAGAACTGGTTTCTGGGTTGTTGAAGATTTTCGAGACAAACATAACCATGACCcagctgaaccatgtgagactccgTTTCTTCGGTCCCATAGGACGATCAACGACGCGCGGAGATCTGAGATATTATCACTGGGATCCATGGGGGTCAGGAAGCACCTCATTATGAGAAAATTCATTGCAGGCTCCGGTTCATTTGCCGGTGTTGGATTCACAAGAAAAGATTTGTACAACATGTgctctagggagaggaggaggctgctTTTTGACGGTGACGCTACCACAGCCATCCGCATTATGGCAAAGAGGAAAAAGAGGGACCCTGAATTTTTCTATGAATATGACGTTGATGACAAAGGCCGTCTGAAGCACATGTTCTGGTGTGATTCCCAGTCACGTAGGGATTACCAGGACTACGGAGATGTGCTGGTGTTTGATAGCACATACAAGATGAATAAATATAAGATGCCATTTGTTCCTTTTGTGGGCTTGAACAACCACCGTAGGACAACGGTTTTTGGGTGTGCCATTCTTTCAAGCGAGAATGAACAAACATATGTTTGGCTTCTAAAGACCTTTCTCAAAGCGATGTGTCAACAGAAGCCAAAGGCAGTAATCACGGATGCAGATTACGCGATGATCGGCGCAATCGGCAAAGTATTTTCTAGTGTGTCGCATCGCATCTGCAGCTTCCACATTGAAAAAAATATGGAGATGCATCTACCTAACAAGTCACTGAACGAGTTCAGGACTCTTCTGTATTACACCACCTCAGAGCAAGTATTTGAGGAGCGATGGCATGCATTTTACGAAAATGGCAATCCCCAAAACCAGAACATGGATGAAGAGGATGTACAACAAGAGGAAACTTTGGGCTGCAGCGTATCTCTACGAAGGATTACGGCTGGGTATGAAAAGTAA